One window of Mediterraneibacter butyricigenes genomic DNA carries:
- a CDS encoding RnfABCDGE type electron transport complex subunit B produces the protein MSMTGIILAAVVVGGTGLFIGIFLGLADKQFAVEVDEKEEAILGVLPGNNCGGCGYPGCSGLAAAIAAGNAPIDQCPVGGAPVAAKIGEIMGVEAGEQVRMVAYVHCAGTNEQAGQDYEYTGVKDCAMMSFVQNGGPKSCNYGCHGYGDCVKACPFDAIHIVDGISVVDQEACKACGKCVAACPKKLIELVPYEKKVRVRCSSCDKGKDVMSACKVGCIGCKMCEKTCKFDAIKVENNIARIDYSKCIGCGACALKCPKKIIEKIG, from the coding sequence ATGAGCATGACAGGAATTATTTTAGCGGCTGTTGTCGTAGGTGGTACTGGATTATTCATTGGAATCTTCCTTGGACTTGCGGACAAACAGTTTGCGGTAGAAGTAGATGAAAAGGAAGAAGCGATTCTTGGCGTTCTTCCTGGCAATAACTGCGGTGGTTGTGGATATCCGGGATGTTCCGGACTTGCAGCAGCAATCGCAGCAGGAAATGCACCGATTGATCAGTGTCCGGTCGGTGGAGCCCCGGTTGCCGCAAAGATCGGTGAGATCATGGGTGTAGAAGCCGGAGAACAGGTTCGTATGGTTGCTTATGTACATTGTGCAGGTACCAATGAACAGGCAGGACAGGATTATGAATATACTGGTGTGAAAGACTGTGCTATGATGAGTTTCGTTCAGAACGGTGGACCGAAGAGCTGTAATTACGGATGTCACGGTTACGGAGACTGTGTAAAGGCATGTCCGTTTGATGCAATTCATATCGTGGACGGAATCTCTGTTGTAGATCAGGAAGCATGTAAAGCCTGCGGAAAATGTGTGGCTGCATGTCCGAAGAAGCTGATCGAACTCGTTCCTTACGAGAAGAAGGTAAGAGTACGCTGCAGCTCCTGCGATAAGGGCAAAGACGTAATGAGTGCATGTAAGGTTGGATGTATCGGATGTAAGATGTGTGAAAAGACCTGTAAGTTCGACGCAATCAAAGTGGAGAACAATATTGCACGAATTGATTACAGTAAATGTATCGGATGTGGAGCATGCGCGTTGAAATGTCCGAAGAAGATCATCGAAAAGATCGGATAA
- a CDS encoding electron transport complex protein RnfA, which yields MVNLILIAVGSALVSNVVLSQFLGICSFLGVSKKTETALGMGGAVIFVITIASFVAGLLYQFILVPLNFEYLQTIVFILVIAALVQIVEMFLKKFMPALYNALGVYLALITTNCAVLGVALNNVKNDYNLLQGVVNGFATGVGYLIAIVLLAGIREKIEYNDIPESFKGMPIVLLTSTLMAIAFFGFSGLI from the coding sequence ATGGTAAACTTGATTTTAATTGCGGTAGGTTCTGCTCTTGTAAGTAACGTCGTGCTCAGTCAGTTCCTTGGTATCTGTTCTTTCCTTGGTGTTTCCAAGAAAACAGAGACAGCACTTGGTATGGGTGGTGCGGTAATCTTCGTTATTACGATCGCATCCTTCGTAGCAGGACTTCTGTATCAGTTTATTCTGGTACCGCTGAATTTTGAATATTTGCAGACAATCGTATTTATCCTGGTTATTGCAGCACTGGTACAGATCGTAGAAATGTTCCTGAAGAAATTTATGCCGGCACTTTACAATGCACTGGGTGTATACCTTGCTTTGATCACAACAAACTGTGCAGTGCTTGGTGTGGCTTTGAACAACGTAAAAAATGATTACAATCTTTTGCAGGGCGTTGTAAATGGATTCGCAACAGGTGTTGGTTATCTGATTGCAATCGTACTCCTGGCGGGAATTCGTGAAAAGATTGAATACAACGATATTCCGGAATCTTTTAAGGGAATGCCGATTGTTCTGTTGACTTCAACACTGATGGCAATTGCGTTCTTCGGATTCTCAGGACTGATATAG
- the rsxE gene encoding electron transport complex subunit RsxE, giving the protein MNSCIERLKNGIIDENPIFVLMLGMCPTLAVTTSAMNGIGMGLSTTVVLVMSNMLISILRKVIPDSVRMPAFIVVVASFVTIVQFLMEGFTPALYDSLGIYIPLIVVNCIILGRAESYASKNPVLPSIFDGLGMGLGFTVGLVAIGLVREILGAGAVFGVQVLPLADSATGTAGYTPITIFILAPGAFLVLAFLAAIQNKVKINLTKKGKDASKIQSGCGSDCATCGGCASAPAASKKED; this is encoded by the coding sequence ATGAATAGTTGTATAGAGAGACTGAAGAATGGTATTATCGATGAAAATCCTATCTTTGTCCTGATGCTTGGTATGTGTCCGACTCTTGCGGTTACGACTTCTGCCATGAATGGTATCGGAATGGGACTTTCTACGACAGTCGTTCTGGTTATGTCAAATATGTTGATTTCTATTCTGCGTAAAGTGATTCCGGATTCCGTCAGAATGCCGGCCTTTATCGTAGTTGTTGCATCTTTTGTTACGATCGTACAGTTCCTGATGGAAGGTTTTACTCCGGCGCTGTATGATTCCCTTGGAATTTATATTCCTCTGATCGTTGTAAACTGTATCATCCTGGGACGTGCGGAGAGTTATGCGTCCAAGAATCCTGTATTGCCGTCAATCTTTGACGGACTTGGAATGGGACTTGGATTTACCGTTGGTCTGGTAGCAATCGGTCTGGTACGTGAGATCCTCGGAGCAGGAGCAGTATTTGGGGTTCAGGTACTTCCGCTTGCTGATTCTGCAACAGGAACAGCAGGATACACTCCGATTACAATCTTTATCCTGGCACCTGGAGCATTCCTGGTACTTGCATTCCTTGCAGCCATTCAGAATAAGGTAAAGATCAACCTTACAAAGAAGGGCAAAGATGCTTCCAAGATCCAGTCAGGATGTGGTTCAGACTGTGCAACTTGCGGTGGATGTGCATCCGCACCGGCCGCTTCAAAGAAGGAGGACTAA
- a CDS encoding RnfABCDGE type electron transport complex subunit G: protein MKKIIKNTLILTIITVVAGLCLGLVYEITKKPIADSQEKAKKEAWQAVFPGADLSEFKQIDVDQDIADQVISDLGVNATIDEVCTVGEEGYVVTATDGDGYGGDIQITVGIQKDGTISGISFLSISETAGLGMNAQKPAFYEQYVGKQTDKFYVSKDGGEGEPIDAISGATFTSRAVTGAVNAALGYFQNAF, encoded by the coding sequence ATGAAAAAGATCATAAAGAATACTTTAATCCTTACCATTATTACGGTAGTAGCAGGTCTGTGTCTTGGACTTGTATATGAAATTACTAAGAAACCGATCGCTGATTCTCAGGAAAAAGCCAAAAAAGAAGCATGGCAGGCTGTATTCCCGGGAGCAGATTTAAGTGAATTCAAACAGATTGATGTAGATCAGGATATCGCAGATCAGGTGATCAGTGATCTTGGCGTTAATGCAACGATCGATGAAGTTTGTACAGTTGGTGAAGAAGGATACGTTGTGACCGCAACAGATGGTGACGGATACGGCGGAGATATCCAGATCACAGTTGGAATTCAGAAAGACGGAACCATCAGTGGTATTTCATTCCTTTCCATCAGCGAGACTGCAGGTCTTGGAATGAATGCACAGAAGCCGGCTTTCTATGAGCAGTATGTAGGGAAGCAGACCGATAAGTTCTATGTATCCAAAGATGGAGGAGAAGGAGAACCAATCGATGCGATCAGTGGTGCAACCTTTACATCAAGAGCAGTTACCGGAGCTGTAAACGCTGCCCTCGGTTATTTTCAGAATGCGTTTTAG
- a CDS encoding RnfABCDGE type electron transport complex subunit D, with translation MKENRNISASPHVRDKMTTDKIMYIVFAALLPAMVFGVYNFGVHALLVVIVTTASAVLWEALIEKLLHKPITIKDGSAAVTGLLLALNLPPMIPLWIGILGSAFAIIVVKQLFGGLGQNFMNPALGARCFLLLSFTGPMTYFIYDGVTGATPLAELKAGQTVDTMSMLIGTIRGTIGETSVIAIMIGAIILLLTGVIDLRIPGTYIVTFVIFVTLFGGHGFDPQYITAHLCGGGLMLGAWFMATDYVTSPITKKGQYVYGACLGILTGLFRLFGGSAEGVSYAIIISNLLVPLIEKVTLPKPFGKGGEK, from the coding sequence GTGAAAGAGAATCGTAATATTTCGGCTTCACCACATGTAAGGGATAAGATGACGACTGACAAGATCATGTATATCGTCTTCGCTGCCCTGTTACCGGCGATGGTATTTGGTGTTTACAATTTTGGAGTACATGCGTTACTCGTTGTAATTGTAACCACAGCCTCAGCAGTTTTGTGGGAAGCTTTGATTGAAAAATTGTTACATAAACCAATTACTATTAAAGATGGAAGTGCAGCAGTGACAGGACTTCTTCTGGCATTGAACCTTCCGCCGATGATTCCGCTCTGGATCGGAATTTTAGGTTCTGCATTTGCGATTATTGTTGTGAAACAGCTTTTCGGTGGTCTGGGACAGAACTTCATGAACCCTGCACTGGGTGCAAGATGTTTCCTGTTGCTTTCCTTTACTGGTCCGATGACTTACTTCATTTATGACGGAGTAACCGGAGCAACACCACTGGCTGAACTGAAAGCAGGACAGACTGTGGATACCATGAGCATGTTGATCGGAACAATCCGCGGAACAATCGGTGAGACATCCGTGATCGCAATCATGATCGGAGCAATTATTCTGCTTCTGACAGGTGTGATTGATCTTCGGATTCCGGGAACCTATATTGTTACTTTCGTGATTTTCGTTACACTGTTCGGAGGACATGGATTTGATCCTCAGTATATTACCGCACATCTTTGTGGTGGTGGTCTGATGCTTGGAGCATGGTTCATGGCAACCGATTATGTAACGTCTCCAATCACCAAGAAAGGTCAGTATGTATATGGAGCATGTCTCGGTATTCTGACCGGACTTTTCCGTCTGTTTGGAGGAAGCGCAGAAGGAGTATCCTATGCAATCATCATCAGCAACCTTCTGGTTCCGTTGATTGAAAAGGTAACTCTTCCAAAACCATTTGGTAAAGGAGGAGAAAAATAA
- the rsxC gene encoding electron transport complex subunit RsxC, whose translation MGLLTFKGGVHPNDGKSLAKDQPIKELLPVGDLVYPLSQHIGAPANPVVAVGDRVLKGQKIAEAGGFVSAPIYASVSGTVKAIEPHFNATGSKVNCIVVENDGAYEEAEHLPAKSLEELSKEEILERIGEAGIVGMGGAGFPTRVKLSPKEPEKIDYVIANCAECEPYITADYRRMLENTEDLVNGMRVVLKLFDNAKGIFGVEDNKKDCIAALREAVKDEPRMEVMELQTKYPQGGERQLIYATTKRAINSKMLPADAGCVVDNVETMIGISNAVLRGIPSMERVVTVSGDAVAQPSNFKVLFGTNQQELVDAAGGFTSEPEKIISGGPMMGFSMFTLDTPITKTTSSILGFKEDIVSKQQTSACINCGRCVDACPIRLIPSRLADHAEHHAEEAFVKLEGLECIECGSCSYVCPARRQLKQSIGSMKKIAMANLRKKK comes from the coding sequence ATGGGACTTTTAACATTTAAAGGTGGAGTCCATCCGAATGATGGAAAAAGCCTTGCAAAAGATCAACCCATTAAGGAGCTGTTACCAGTTGGAGATCTGGTCTATCCTTTATCTCAGCATATCGGAGCACCGGCGAATCCAGTCGTTGCAGTTGGAGATCGTGTCCTGAAGGGGCAGAAGATCGCAGAGGCAGGCGGATTTGTGTCTGCACCGATTTATGCATCTGTGTCCGGAACAGTAAAGGCAATCGAGCCACACTTCAATGCTACCGGTTCAAAGGTGAACTGTATTGTTGTGGAAAATGATGGGGCATATGAGGAAGCAGAGCATCTTCCGGCAAAATCTTTAGAGGAACTTTCAAAAGAGGAAATCCTGGAGAGAATCGGAGAAGCCGGAATCGTTGGAATGGGAGGCGCAGGATTCCCGACACGTGTGAAACTTTCCCCGAAAGAGCCGGAGAAGATTGATTATGTAATCGCAAACTGTGCAGAGTGTGAACCATATATTACAGCGGATTACAGAAGAATGCTGGAAAATACGGAAGATCTTGTAAACGGTATGCGTGTCGTACTGAAATTGTTTGACAATGCCAAAGGTATTTTCGGCGTGGAAGACAACAAGAAAGACTGTATTGCAGCCCTGCGTGAAGCTGTAAAAGATGAGCCGCGTATGGAAGTGATGGAACTTCAGACAAAATACCCACAGGGTGGAGAGCGTCAGTTGATCTATGCAACAACCAAACGTGCGATCAATTCCAAGATGCTTCCTGCAGATGCCGGATGTGTCGTTGACAACGTGGAGACAATGATTGGTATTTCCAATGCTGTACTGCGTGGAATTCCGTCAATGGAACGTGTTGTAACAGTCAGCGGTGACGCAGTCGCTCAGCCGTCAAACTTTAAAGTACTCTTTGGAACAAATCAGCAGGAACTGGTAGACGCTGCAGGAGGATTTACCAGTGAACCGGAAAAGATCATCTCCGGTGGTCCGATGATGGGATTCTCTATGTTTACATTGGATACTCCGATCACAAAGACAACCTCATCTATTCTTGGATTTAAAGAGGACATTGTTTCAAAACAGCAGACTTCAGCATGTATTAACTGTGGTCGGTGTGTGGACGCCTGTCCAATCCGCCTGATCCCTTCCAGACTGGCAGATCATGCGGAACATCACGCAGAAGAAGCCTTCGTGAAATTAGAAGGTCTGGAATGTATAGAATGTGGATCTTGTAGTTATGTTTGTCCTGCAAGACGTCAGCTGAAGCAGTCAATTGGTTCTATGAAGAAGATTGCAATGGCGAATCTGAGGAAGAAGAAATAA
- the rpsA gene encoding 30S ribosomal protein S1 has protein sequence MSELSFEQMLEDSFKTIHNGEVVDGTVIDVKPDEIILNIGYKSDGIISKNEYSNDQSLDLTTVVSVGDPMTVKVLKVNDGEGQVLLTYKRLAAEKGNERLKEAFENKEVLKATVTQILGGGLCADVEGARVFIPASLVSDSYEKDLSKYDGQEIEFVISEFNPRRNRVIGDRRQLLVAERAERQKELFAKLQVNDRIDGTVKNVTDFGAFIDLGGVDGLLHISEMSWGRVENPKKVFKVGDELTVLVKDINDTKVALSLKFPETNPWANAAEDFAVGKVIEGRVARMTDFGAFVELAPGVDALLHVSQISRAHVDKPSDVLSVGQVITAKIVDLNEADKKISLSMKALENENQDEATEE, from the coding sequence ATGTCAGAATTATCTTTTGAACAGATGTTGGAAGATTCATTTAAAACAATACATAACGGGGAGGTTGTTGACGGAACCGTTATCGATGTAAAACCGGACGAGATTATCCTGAACATCGGATACAAATCAGATGGTATCATCTCAAAGAACGAGTATTCAAATGATCAGTCACTTGATCTTACAACGGTTGTATCAGTCGGAGATCCGATGACCGTTAAAGTTCTGAAAGTTAATGATGGAGAAGGTCAGGTGTTATTGACATACAAACGTCTGGCAGCTGAAAAGGGTAACGAGAGACTGAAAGAAGCTTTCGAGAACAAGGAAGTCCTGAAAGCAACAGTAACTCAGATCCTTGGTGGTGGTCTTTGCGCAGACGTAGAGGGCGCAAGAGTATTTATTCCTGCAAGTCTTGTTTCCGATTCTTATGAGAAGGATCTGAGCAAATATGACGGACAGGAAATCGAATTTGTAATCAGCGAGTTCAATCCGAGAAGAAACCGTGTGATCGGAGACAGAAGACAGCTTCTGGTTGCTGAAAGAGCTGAACGTCAGAAAGAACTGTTTGCAAAACTTCAGGTAAATGACAGAATCGACGGAACTGTAAAGAACGTTACAGATTTCGGTGCATTTATCGATCTTGGTGGCGTGGATGGTCTGCTTCATATCTCTGAGATGTCCTGGGGCAGAGTTGAGAATCCGAAGAAAGTATTCAAAGTTGGTGATGAGCTGACAGTACTTGTAAAAGATATCAACGATACAAAGGTTGCGCTCAGCCTGAAATTCCCGGAGACAAATCCATGGGCAAACGCAGCAGAAGACTTTGCAGTAGGTAAAGTGATCGAAGGTCGTGTAGCAAGAATGACAGACTTTGGTGCATTCGTAGAACTGGCTCCTGGAGTAGACGCTCTGCTTCATGTTTCCCAGATCTCCAGAGCACATGTTGACAAGCCGTCTGATGTTCTGTCTGTTGGACAGGTGATTACAGCTAAGATCGTTGATCTGAACGAAGCTGACAAGAAGATCAGCCTGAGCATGAAAGCTCTTGAAAATGAAAATCAGGACGAAGCTACAGAAGAATAA
- the ispH gene encoding 4-hydroxy-3-methylbut-2-enyl diphosphate reductase, with translation MEVKLAKTAGFCFGVKRAVDTVYRQIEKEQSDVEDEKKIYTYGPIIHNEEVIKDLEKKGVQVLRTEDALDGISEGTVIIRSHGVEKRIYDKMEAKGLEIVDATCPFVKKIHNIVEKESREGKHIVIIGSEDHPEVIGIKGWVNGPVTVLKTEEEACTFEVEDNASVCVVAQTTFNYNKFKELVEIIEKKSYDISVLNTICGATKERQTEAKSIAEAVDAMIVIGDKHSSNTQKLFEICRGACADTYYIQTLDDLNMNQLRSVETVGITAGASTPNNIIEEVQNNVRIIF, from the coding sequence ATGGAAGTAAAGCTTGCGAAAACGGCCGGGTTCTGCTTTGGAGTAAAGCGGGCGGTAGATACCGTCTACCGGCAGATAGAAAAAGAACAGTCAGATGTGGAAGACGAAAAAAAGATCTATACTTACGGACCGATCATACACAATGAAGAAGTGATCAAGGATCTGGAGAAAAAAGGCGTGCAGGTTCTGAGGACGGAAGATGCTCTAGACGGAATTTCGGAGGGAACGGTGATCATCCGTTCTCATGGTGTGGAAAAAAGAATCTATGACAAGATGGAAGCCAAAGGTCTGGAAATCGTGGATGCGACCTGTCCTTTTGTAAAAAAGATCCATAACATTGTGGAGAAGGAAAGCCGGGAAGGAAAACACATTGTGATCATAGGAAGTGAAGATCACCCGGAGGTGATAGGGATCAAAGGCTGGGTGAATGGCCCGGTGACGGTCCTGAAAACGGAAGAAGAAGCATGCACATTTGAGGTGGAGGACAACGCTTCGGTGTGTGTCGTGGCACAGACGACATTTAATTACAATAAATTTAAAGAATTAGTTGAAATTATAGAAAAAAAGAGTTATGATATTAGTGTTTTAAATACAATCTGTGGTGCGACGAAAGAACGCCAGACCGAAGCAAAATCCATTGCAGAGGCGGTGGATGCGATGATCGTGATCGGCGATAAACACAGTTCGAACACCCAAAAACTATTTGAAATATGCCGAGGGGCATGTGCGGATACGTACTATATACAGACACTTGACGATTTGAATATGAATCAATTAAGGTCCGTGGAAACAGTAGGTATTACAGCAGGGGCATCCACGCCCAATAATATAATTGAGGAGGTTCAAAATAATGTCAGAATTATCTTTTGA
- the cmk gene encoding (d)CMP kinase, whose translation MGYNVAIDGPAGAGKSTIAKRVAKEKGFIYVDTGAMYRGMAIYFLEQKISPDEKEEIAKACQNAEVSIAYEDGEQQIYLNGKNVTALLRKEEVGKMASISSAIPEVRQKLLSLQRNLAKEKDVVMDGRDIGTNILPDADVKVYLTASSRTRANRRYLELREKNVDCNLDEIEREIIARDERDMNREIAPLKQAEDAILIDSSDLSIEEVTEKILELCK comes from the coding sequence ATGGGATACAATGTGGCGATTGACGGACCGGCAGGAGCCGGAAAAAGCACGATTGCAAAGCGGGTTGCAAAAGAAAAAGGATTTATATATGTAGATACAGGCGCGATGTATCGGGGAATGGCAATTTATTTCCTGGAGCAGAAGATTTCACCGGATGAGAAGGAAGAGATTGCAAAAGCCTGTCAGAATGCGGAAGTTTCCATTGCATATGAGGATGGCGAACAGCAGATTTATCTGAATGGAAAAAATGTAACCGCATTACTTCGGAAGGAAGAGGTCGGAAAGATGGCATCCATCAGTTCGGCGATTCCGGAAGTGAGACAGAAGCTGCTCAGCCTTCAGAGAAATCTGGCGAAGGAAAAAGATGTGGTAATGGATGGAAGAGATATCGGAACCAATATTCTTCCGGATGCGGATGTGAAAGTCTATCTGACAGCCAGCTCCAGGACAAGAGCAAACCGCAGATATCTGGAATTGCGTGAAAAAAATGTGGACTGTAATCTGGATGAGATTGAAAGAGAGATCATTGCCCGGGATGAGCGGGATATGAACCGTGAGATTGCACCACTGAAACAGGCAGAGGATGCAATCCTGATCGACAGTTCCGATCTTTCCATTGAGGAAGTGACAGAGAAGATTCTGGAATTGTGTAAATGA
- a CDS encoding BaiN/RdsA family NAD(P)/FAD-dependent oxidoreductase — translation MKKVIVIGGGAAGMMAAITAAKNGCQVDLFEQNEKLGKKIFITGKGRCNLTNACDIENLFRAVLRNPKFLYSSFYGFTNEQTMEFFEEAGLELKTERGERVFPNSDHSSDVIRVLKQELQKNNVDVYLYTKADSMVIADGKFCGVKKADGEIVRADACIVATGGYSYQSTGSTGDGYRFAKEAGHKVQELVPALVPMTAKEEWVKELQGLSLRNVEVRIFQKKKKLYEGFGEMLFTHYGVSGPLVLTASSLVGRKLKQEELRFVIDLKPALSKEQLDQRVLREFEENHNKQFGNAVEKLFPSKLRPVMLELCGIDPRKRVHEITREERQHFVELIKNLELTLTGLRGFSEAIITSGGVNVKEIDPGTMESKLVKGLYFAGEVLDLDAQTGGFNLQIAWSTGYTAGLAAAYGE, via the coding sequence ATGAAAAAGGTAATTGTAATCGGCGGAGGGGCGGCCGGAATGATGGCTGCGATCACTGCTGCAAAAAACGGTTGTCAGGTAGATCTGTTTGAACAGAATGAAAAACTGGGAAAGAAGATCTTCATCACAGGAAAAGGACGTTGCAATCTGACAAATGCCTGCGATATAGAAAATCTGTTTCGGGCCGTACTGCGCAATCCGAAATTTCTGTACAGTAGTTTTTATGGATTTACCAATGAACAGACCATGGAATTCTTTGAAGAAGCGGGTCTGGAGTTGAAAACGGAACGAGGAGAACGGGTGTTTCCGAACAGTGACCATTCTTCGGACGTGATTCGTGTTCTGAAACAGGAATTACAGAAGAATAATGTAGATGTATACCTGTATACAAAAGCAGACTCTATGGTGATCGCTGATGGAAAATTCTGTGGGGTTAAGAAAGCGGATGGTGAGATCGTCAGGGCAGATGCCTGTATCGTGGCAACCGGTGGATATTCTTATCAGAGTACCGGATCCACGGGGGATGGATATCGATTTGCAAAAGAAGCGGGACATAAGGTGCAGGAACTGGTTCCGGCACTGGTGCCGATGACGGCAAAGGAAGAATGGGTCAAAGAGTTACAGGGGCTGTCTTTACGAAATGTAGAGGTGCGGATTTTCCAGAAGAAGAAAAAGTTATATGAGGGATTCGGTGAGATGCTGTTCACCCATTACGGGGTCAGTGGCCCGTTGGTTCTGACGGCCAGCAGCCTGGTGGGCAGAAAGCTGAAACAGGAAGAACTTCGATTTGTGATTGATCTGAAACCAGCGCTTTCAAAGGAGCAACTGGATCAGAGGGTGCTGCGTGAGTTTGAAGAGAATCATAATAAGCAGTTCGGAAACGCTGTGGAAAAACTGTTCCCGTCCAAGTTAAGACCGGTAATGCTGGAACTTTGCGGAATTGATCCGAGAAAACGGGTACATGAGATCACGAGAGAAGAGCGACAGCATTTTGTAGAACTGATAAAGAATCTGGAACTGACGCTTACCGGGCTTCGTGGTTTCAGTGAGGCGATCATTACTTCAGGTGGTGTAAATGTGAAAGAAATCGATCCTGGCACGATGGAATCTAAATTGGTGAAAGGACTGTATTTCGCAGGAGAGGTCCTGGATCTGGATGCGCAGACCGGAGGATTTAATCTGCAGATTGCCTGGTCTACCGGATATACGGCGGGACTTGCGGCAGCTTATGGAGAATGA
- a CDS encoding MurR/RpiR family transcriptional regulator has protein sequence MEESGTKELLLRIDEKYEKLSKGQKRLADYVRENYDKAVFLTASSLGKMVGVSESTVVRFAVQLGYQGYPGFQKALEEVVRNRLNSIQRMEVTYGRVAPAEILSTVLHSDIDKIKLTLENIDQKAFDLAVETILAARKIYVVGIRSCAPLASFLTFYLNLICEDVVSVNTNSASEIFEQLIRIGEEDVIIGISFPRYSMRTLKALEFAGNRKAKVITLTDSIHSPMNLYSSCNLIARSDMASIVDSLVAPLSVINALVVALCMKRQKNVVETLEMLEEIWDEYQVYSGDELGPVSEKMEMTSYPDEQRKEK, from the coding sequence GTGGAAGAAAGTGGGACAAAAGAACTGCTGCTGCGGATTGATGAAAAATATGAAAAACTGAGTAAGGGACAGAAACGCCTGGCGGATTATGTGAGAGAAAATTATGATAAAGCTGTTTTCCTGACAGCGTCCAGTCTAGGGAAAATGGTAGGGGTCAGTGAATCGACCGTAGTCCGATTTGCGGTTCAGCTTGGCTATCAGGGGTATCCGGGATTTCAGAAAGCACTGGAGGAAGTGGTGCGCAATCGCCTGAATTCCATCCAGCGAATGGAAGTGACGTATGGAAGAGTGGCTCCCGCGGAAATTTTATCTACCGTATTACATTCTGATATCGATAAGATCAAGTTAACTTTGGAAAATATTGATCAGAAAGCGTTTGATCTTGCGGTGGAAACAATCCTTGCAGCCAGAAAGATTTATGTGGTTGGAATCCGAAGCTGTGCGCCGCTGGCTTCGTTCCTGACGTTCTATCTGAATCTGATCTGTGAGGATGTGGTATCGGTCAATACCAACAGTGCCAGCGAGATTTTCGAGCAGTTGATTCGAATTGGAGAAGAAGATGTGATTATCGGGATCAGCTTCCCCAGATATTCGATGAGAACTCTGAAAGCGCTGGAATTTGCCGGAAATCGCAAGGCAAAGGTTATTACGCTGACAGACAGCATACATTCTCCCATGAACCTGTATTCTTCCTGCAATCTGATTGCGAGAAGCGATATGGCTTCGATCGTAGATTCGCTGGTGGCTCCGCTGAGTGTGATCAATGCGCTGGTGGTTGCGTTGTGTATGAAACGACAGAAAAATGTGGTAGAGACCCTGGAAATGCTGGAAGAAATCTGGGATGAGTATCAGGTGTACAGCGGAGATGAGTTGGGTCCTGTCAGCGAGAAGATGGAAATGACTTCTTATCCGGACGAGCAACGGAAAGAAAAATAA